From the genome of Pukyongia salina, one region includes:
- a CDS encoding DUF2490 domain-containing protein yields the protein MRKRIVVYILLLVGSLFVTNAQETGEDDFGFWAMYFGTNRVSDAVSIHTEAQFRYYELASNFNQLLLRTGVNYHISDKAVVTLGYGYISTDPTFVEPDGEKNILEHRIYQQFVLRNSLGKFAIGHRYRLEQRFIDNPLSGNDTQHRARYLLRLTYPLSDNWFLTAYDEIFINLQEPVFGQNRLYGAVGYQANKDVSIQLGYLKNHFTGINFDRLQIGITWNTDLRKKDENTE from the coding sequence ATGAGAAAAAGGATAGTAGTATACATACTATTATTAGTAGGATCATTATTTGTAACTAACGCCCAGGAAACCGGAGAAGACGACTTCGGTTTTTGGGCGATGTATTTTGGCACCAACCGGGTGTCTGATGCAGTAAGTATACATACTGAAGCACAGTTTCGCTACTACGAGCTGGCTAGTAACTTCAACCAATTACTTTTACGAACCGGAGTGAATTATCATATTTCGGATAAAGCCGTGGTAACGCTGGGGTATGGCTATATTAGTACAGATCCTACATTTGTTGAACCAGATGGAGAGAAGAACATCTTGGAACACAGGATCTATCAGCAATTTGTTCTTCGGAATTCATTGGGAAAATTCGCTATAGGCCATCGTTATCGTCTCGAACAACGGTTTATTGATAATCCTTTAAGTGGCAATGATACCCAGCACAGAGCCCGCTATCTGCTTAGGCTCACTTATCCCCTTTCGGATAATTGGTTTCTTACTGCTTACGACGAGATCTTCATCAATTTACAGGAACCGGTTTTCGGTCAGAATCGGCTATACGGAGCAGTGGGATACCAGGCGAATAAGGATGTGAGTATTCAGCTTGGTTATTTAAAAAATCATTTCACCGGCATTAATTTCGACCGGCTTCAGATAGGAATCACCTGGAACACCGACTTACGTAAGAAAGACGAAAACACCGAATAG
- a CDS encoding TfoX/Sxy family protein, producing the protein MGIKGDKNTEAANLTAMEMEEKLASIGKISTKRMFGGHGLFHDGKMFGMIDSKGQQYLKADDSLKAEFEAKGAEKHKRMPYYSIPAEVVDDLDELLSWAKSAINATK; encoded by the coding sequence ATGGGAATAAAAGGTGATAAAAATACAGAAGCAGCCAACTTAACCGCCATGGAAATGGAGGAGAAACTGGCTTCGATTGGTAAAATTTCCACCAAGCGTATGTTTGGTGGCCATGGACTGTTTCACGACGGAAAAATGTTTGGTATGATAGATTCTAAAGGACAGCAATACCTAAAAGCAGACGACAGCTTAAAGGCCGAATTTGAGGCTAAGGGCGCTGAAAAGCATAAGAGAATGCCTTATTATTCAATCCCAGCAGAGGTAGTCGATGATCTCGATGAGTTACTAAGTTGGGCAAAGAGCGCTATCAACGCTACCAAATAA
- a CDS encoding superoxide dismutase family protein produces MKKIALGVIMLSLVLTGCKDDKKKMETDETVEKEVVKEMEKEVTESTIKKVNMELESRSGSTAKGTVTFVEDSGVVKMDAKLSGLTPGTHAIHIHEKADCSAADGTSSGGHWNPTFQPHAKWGAEGGYHKGDIGNFEADADGNGSIALKTDEWCIGCGDDKKDILGKAIIVHKGADDFTSQPSGAAGARVSCGGIIE; encoded by the coding sequence ATGAAAAAAATCGCGTTAGGTGTTATTATGTTAAGTCTGGTTTTAACCGGATGCAAAGACGATAAAAAGAAAATGGAAACAGATGAGACCGTAGAAAAGGAAGTGGTTAAAGAAATGGAGAAAGAAGTAACCGAAAGCACTATTAAAAAGGTTAACATGGAATTGGAATCCAGGAGCGGAAGTACAGCTAAAGGCACAGTAACATTTGTGGAGGACAGTGGTGTAGTTAAGATGGATGCCAAATTAAGCGGGCTCACGCCGGGAACCCATGCCATACACATTCATGAGAAAGCAGATTGTTCGGCCGCTGATGGTACATCCAGTGGAGGGCACTGGAATCCAACCTTTCAGCCACATGCGAAATGGGGAGCCGAAGGAGGATACCATAAAGGGGATATAGGAAACTTTGAAGCCGATGCCGACGGAAATGGATCTATTGCTTTAAAAACCGACGAGTGGTGTATAGGTTGTGGCGATGATAAAAAGGATATTCTGGGAAAAGCGATCATTGTTCACAAGGGGGCAGATGATTTTACCAGTCAGCCAAGCGGTGCCGCAGGCGCTCGCGTGAGTTGTGGTGGGATAATAGAGTAA
- a CDS encoding GNAT family N-acetyltransferase: MIRLRRTSANDSHFITLVKALDEDLAIRDGEDHDFYHQFNAIDQIKYALVAYMGTTPVGCGAIKQLDNTAMEVKRMYTLPSHRGNGIASRILDELENWARELGFPCCRLETGRKQPEAISLYEKSGYKVIPNYGQYQGVENSVCFQKELKK, encoded by the coding sequence ATGATACGTCTGCGCCGAACATCAGCCAACGACTCTCATTTTATCACGCTTGTAAAGGCTCTTGATGAGGATCTCGCGATTAGAGATGGTGAGGATCATGATTTCTACCATCAATTTAACGCGATAGACCAAATTAAATATGCTTTGGTAGCTTATATGGGCACCACCCCGGTTGGGTGTGGGGCGATTAAGCAATTGGATAATACTGCCATGGAAGTTAAACGGATGTATACACTACCTTCCCATCGTGGTAATGGGATTGCTTCTCGTATACTAGACGAATTGGAAAACTGGGCGAGAGAATTAGGTTTCCCTTGTTGTAGACTGGAAACAGGAAGAAAGCAACCGGAAGCTATTTCCCTTTACGAAAAAAGCGGTTATAAGGTAATTCCAAATTACGGTCAATATCAAGGTGTTGAAAATAGTGTTTGCTTTCAGAAAGAATTGAAGAAATAA
- a CDS encoding S9 family peptidase, whose amino-acid sequence MKNLTAFILLGLMVFSCKENTDKDTAKVVDIKQYTIEQFMDNENAFANGFSADRSKVLMTSNRSGIYNIYTIPSEGGELRPVTQSDSASVFGISYFPEDDRILFRMDGNGDEIYKIFVMDSTEMKRLTPAQNVRALFRGWAKDGKSFYYGSNERDSRYMDHYEMKLDDFSSTMIYQNNEGMEFGGMSSDKKYMLLTKAINTNDSDLYLLNLATGERTKINETQCGNTPQDFAPDDKSFYYTTDEGAEFSYVMRYNIEDGTKQKVLTKDWDINSFYFTRNGKYQVTFSNEDAKTIMKVTEVASGKEMEFPSFDDKEVSSATFSRDESMALLRVGGSHTPTNSYSYDIASKKMHQLTDVLNDEIDGSHLVSAEVVRFKSFDGLEIPAIYYRPHQASADNPVPALVWVHGGPGGQSRQGFNSTIQYLVNHGYAILAVNNRGSSGYGKTFYKMDDKNHGDKDLKDCIAGKDWLKNQPDIDGEKIGILGGSYGGYMTMAALTYAPEEFQVGVNIFGVTNWLRTLKSIPPWWESFKDALYTEMGDPNTADSVRLREISPLFYTENVTKPLIVLQGAQDPRVLKVESDEIVEGVKNNGVPVEYVLFEDEGHGFVKKENQIEAYGRIKQFLDKYLKGEGQDSMDAANSETTEKE is encoded by the coding sequence ATGAAAAATCTCACAGCATTCATACTGCTTGGCCTGATGGTTTTCTCCTGCAAGGAGAACACCGATAAAGATACAGCCAAAGTAGTAGACATCAAGCAGTATACTATTGAGCAATTCATGGATAATGAAAATGCCTTTGCGAATGGTTTTTCTGCAGACAGATCTAAAGTACTAATGACCAGCAACCGATCCGGGATCTATAATATCTATACGATTCCATCCGAAGGAGGTGAGCTAAGGCCAGTAACGCAATCCGACAGTGCATCGGTATTTGGTATTTCCTATTTTCCGGAAGATGATCGCATCCTTTTCAGAATGGACGGGAACGGTGATGAGATCTACAAGATCTTCGTAATGGACAGTACTGAAATGAAACGGCTAACCCCTGCTCAAAATGTTAGAGCCCTTTTCAGAGGTTGGGCCAAAGATGGTAAAAGCTTCTATTATGGAAGTAATGAAAGGGATTCGCGCTATATGGACCATTACGAGATGAAGTTGGACGATTTTTCCTCTACAATGATCTATCAGAATAATGAAGGAATGGAATTTGGCGGGATGTCTTCAGATAAGAAGTATATGTTACTTACCAAAGCCATTAACACCAATGACAGCGATCTCTACCTACTTAATTTGGCAACGGGGGAACGAACAAAAATCAATGAAACCCAGTGTGGTAACACACCCCAGGATTTCGCTCCAGACGACAAATCCTTCTATTACACCACAGATGAAGGCGCCGAATTTAGTTATGTGATGCGTTATAATATTGAAGACGGAACTAAACAGAAAGTCCTAACCAAAGACTGGGATATCAATTCATTCTATTTCACAAGAAATGGCAAGTACCAGGTTACTTTTTCCAATGAAGATGCAAAAACCATTATGAAAGTTACAGAGGTAGCCAGTGGAAAAGAGATGGAGTTCCCAAGCTTTGACGACAAGGAAGTAAGTAGTGCGACATTCTCGCGGGATGAATCCATGGCGCTTCTACGGGTTGGAGGGTCTCATACGCCTACCAACTCGTACTCGTATGATATTGCCAGTAAAAAAATGCATCAGTTAACCGATGTGCTAAATGATGAGATCGACGGCTCCCACCTGGTCTCTGCGGAAGTGGTCCGGTTCAAGTCGTTCGACGGACTCGAAATTCCGGCAATTTATTATCGTCCGCACCAGGCATCGGCAGATAATCCGGTACCGGCGTTGGTGTGGGTACACGGAGGTCCGGGAGGCCAGTCGAGGCAAGGCTTTAATTCTACCATTCAATACTTGGTGAACCATGGTTATGCCATCCTGGCGGTTAACAACAGAGGAAGCAGTGGTTATGGAAAGACATTCTATAAAATGGATGATAAAAATCACGGAGATAAAGATCTTAAGGACTGTATTGCCGGGAAAGACTGGCTAAAGAATCAACCGGATATTGATGGTGAGAAGATAGGAATCCTGGGAGGATCCTACGGTGGTTATATGACCATGGCTGCCCTCACCTATGCTCCTGAAGAATTCCAGGTAGGAGTGAATATTTTTGGTGTTACCAATTGGCTGCGTACTCTGAAGAGCATTCCGCCATGGTGGGAATCGTTTAAAGATGCACTCTACACAGAAATGGGGGATCCTAACACTGCAGACTCTGTGAGATTACGAGAGATCTCTCCATTATTTTATACCGAAAATGTAACAAAACCCCTCATTGTGCTTCAAGGTGCCCAGGATCCAAGGGTCTTGAAGGTAGAAAGTGATGAGATCGTAGAAGGTGTGAAAAACAATGGTGTCCCCGTGGAATATGTGTTATTTGAAGATGAAGGGCACGGTTTTGTTAAAAAAGAGAATCAGATTGAAGCATATGGCCGCATCAAGCAATTCCTGGATAAATATCTGAAAGGTGAAGGCCAGGATAGTATGGATGCAGCAAATTCAGAAACCACAGAAAAAGAATAG
- a CDS encoding YdeI/OmpD-associated family protein produces the protein MSRRMVSEKFEVSISGTHGIVIPDSIAKPFEDGGHERIKATAWFEEDKIEFHAALKMYESKYMISFGKRYQKPLGVSLNDYFQLQIAEDDSKYGVEVPEEFSAVFDSDPQASEIFEALTDGKKRSLIYQVLRFRNSQTRIDKSIIISENLKLGITNPKELLKDRR, from the coding sequence ATGAGCAGAAGGATGGTTTCTGAAAAATTTGAAGTTAGTATTAGCGGTACGCATGGTATAGTAATACCGGATTCTATTGCTAAACCCTTTGAAGATGGCGGCCATGAACGGATTAAGGCGACGGCGTGGTTTGAGGAAGATAAGATAGAATTTCATGCCGCTCTTAAAATGTATGAGAGTAAATATATGATCAGCTTCGGAAAGCGATATCAAAAGCCTCTAGGGGTTTCGTTAAACGATTATTTCCAATTACAAATTGCTGAAGACGATTCCAAATACGGTGTGGAGGTCCCTGAAGAATTTTCGGCAGTTTTCGATAGCGATCCTCAAGCTTCAGAAATATTCGAAGCGCTAACCGATGGCAAAAAGCGCTCGTTGATCTACCAGGTACTTCGTTTCAGGAATTCGCAAACTCGCATCGACAAATCCATAATAATCTCTGAGAACCTGAAGTTGGGAATCACCAACCCAAAAGAATTGCTCAAGGACAGGCGTTAG
- a CDS encoding eCIS core domain-containing protein, with protein sequence MDDVKVHYNSSKPTQLNAHAYAQGTNIHVASGQEKHLPHEAWHVAQQKQGRVKPTKQLKSGVAINDDKGLEKEADVMGARAKTYYPNTNSTKDQQKDVKSTIQKKTNTLIQRQLKIGKLRLDKVNLKSPGLEKALNEKGVTNVKLVVALLNDRAENKKGSFNSWDAAIQWALKRIKLIEERQKTKARKSKKGSKSIRSSGSSETELEEKEMDSAIVTPKKKKVKFPVFRPNKTHIDFDAGENEANKKEITEQLRVHFEGELEPTQDLVETVLKLLLQIPAAKGSEANEKSSKGHISQEPKILAQIKIVVFNFETIRLKKKFGKSKVRKVKDHLNFKATEKGDTHGTQEQ encoded by the coding sequence ATGGATGATGTAAAAGTTCATTATAACTCCAGCAAGCCAACCCAATTAAACGCTCATGCCTATGCCCAGGGGACGAATATCCATGTAGCCTCGGGACAGGAGAAGCATCTCCCTCATGAAGCCTGGCATGTGGCGCAGCAGAAACAAGGCAGGGTAAAACCTACTAAACAGCTTAAGAGTGGAGTTGCGATAAATGATGACAAAGGGTTGGAAAAGGAGGCTGATGTGATGGGGGCGCGTGCAAAAACTTATTACCCTAACACTAATTCTACAAAAGATCAACAAAAGGATGTTAAATCGACCATTCAGAAAAAAACTAATACCCTTATTCAACGACAATTAAAAATAGGAAAATTAAGGTTAGACAAGGTAAATCTAAAGTCACCTGGTCTGGAAAAGGCACTCAATGAAAAAGGTGTAACTAATGTTAAACTAGTTGTAGCGTTGCTAAATGATCGAGCCGAAAATAAAAAAGGTTCGTTTAACAGTTGGGATGCTGCCATTCAATGGGCATTAAAAAGAATTAAACTTATTGAAGAAAGACAGAAAACAAAGGCTAGAAAAAGTAAAAAAGGGAGTAAATCTATTAGAAGTTCAGGTTCTTCCGAAACCGAATTGGAGGAAAAGGAAATGGATAGCGCTATCGTAACGCCTAAAAAGAAAAAGGTAAAATTTCCTGTATTTCGACCAAATAAGACGCATATAGATTTCGATGCAGGAGAGAACGAAGCGAACAAAAAAGAAATAACAGAACAGTTACGTGTCCATTTTGAAGGAGAATTGGAACCTACTCAAGATCTTGTCGAAACAGTATTAAAGTTATTGTTACAAATTCCAGCAGCCAAAGGTTCCGAAGCAAATGAAAAATCTTCCAAGGGTCACATCAGTCAAGAACCAAAGATTCTAGCGCAGATAAAGATCGTCGTGTTTAACTTTGAAACAATAAGACTTAAGAAAAAATTTGGCAAAAGCAAAGTTCGAAAAGTCAAAGATCATCTAAACTTCAAGGCTACTGAAAAAGGTGATACACACGGGACACAGGAACAATAA
- a CDS encoding DUF1572 domain-containing protein, which yields MNYTSQIAKHFRDLYFGGNWTAVNMKDTLSDVDWKQATTKIDSFNTLATLVFHTNYYVDILIQVLEGGPLDGNDKLSFDHPAVKSEEDWQKLLQNSWAKAEKLATLIEQLPDEKLLGDFVDPKYGSYYRNINGIIEHSHYHLGQMVILKKLMKKQS from the coding sequence ATGAATTACACTTCTCAAATCGCAAAGCATTTTAGAGACCTTTATTTTGGAGGTAACTGGACGGCTGTGAACATGAAGGATACGCTTTCTGATGTAGATTGGAAACAGGCTACCACTAAGATAGACTCTTTCAATACTCTTGCCACGCTTGTGTTTCACACCAATTACTATGTGGATATACTCATTCAAGTATTAGAAGGGGGGCCTCTGGATGGAAATGATAAATTAAGCTTTGATCATCCAGCTGTAAAATCGGAGGAAGATTGGCAAAAATTGCTACAGAATTCCTGGGCAAAGGCCGAAAAATTGGCTACATTGATAGAACAGTTACCGGATGAGAAATTATTGGGGGATTTTGTTGATCCTAAATACGGAAGTTATTACCGTAATATCAATGGAATAATCGAACATTCCCATTATCATCTGGGACAAATGGTGATCCTTAAAAAACTAATGAAAAAGCAATCGTAA
- a CDS encoding M36 family metallopeptidase, with product MKKFTSALNLVVCLLLFSPLAAQNSTDQINQYFEQLLENDLLVPQDVQWQITNQHISSVSGVNHIYFRQTVNGIPVYGTDSGIHISANGKVLMANDRFIPNANSRTSAGVSPSLTAIQAVQAAANQLNYNITGSLDILERGNGITQETVLSTGGISRSNIPAKLVYQLSNNDELVLAWDLSIESTEVETEWYSVRVDATTGQIIDKANWIVSCKFEHDHSTHNEEKLDYNANLYDIPNYKELVSAEANAGCSECYQAFAMPIESPYFGNHTDIVQPADPIASPFGWHDTDGSAGAEFTVTRGNNVNAYEDGNNPGYQPDGGASLQFTGYAFDQIYSNANQYEDAAITNLFYWNNIIHDVMYQYGFDEASGNFQENNYGNGGAGSDSVDAEAQDGSGTCNANFGTPGDGGNPRMQMYVCGDKDGDFDNLVIVHEYGHGISNRLTGGPAASGCLQNTEQMGEGWSDFYGVIMTIEPGDTGTDARAVGTYLFGQGPGGGGIRPFPYSTDLAVNPQTYDDIKTAAIPHGIGSVWATMLWEMTWALIDEHGFDPNIYNFTGDVSVDAGNIQALALVTEGMKLQPCSPGFVDGRDAILAADLAIYGGANECLLWDAFAKRGLGVSADQGSSNSRSDGTEAFDTPSGLAAFTAPNDVCASEPEMTGLGGGTPFGGVYSGPGVTDDGNGATYSFDPAIAGVGVHTIMYEVQASTCSIASSATDDIEVLAVPNGPVTTGASDICVGDSVTVSATPTDPGNVIRWFDAPTGGIFLFEGNDYTFNPTGDVTLYAQENPPGPLSQLVISEISLETPDQLEIINVGVSTDYTGYTIAVSEQPYTDINTQNAIEQTLGFMGQDEVIAFNDDGGANYWGNNIWWNNTGTGWIIIVDTSGNVVDSVFWNFTAAEIAGLNVTINGFNITAADLDWTGDGANLIAECSGSFRRVGDTDSAADWSGICETADFGSYNEDIGLGFTGCLADRTETIVTVDAVAPTVTCPANSTEVVNQGELFTLPDYTPMATASDNCTGIPVLTQDPAAGTQVGPGITTITIVATDAAGNATDCTFEVEVVEVLGNSDNELFDGILLYPNPVQEELNLVNNTGEILISVRISDVNGRTIQSIDLNSSGNTTVISMESLATGMYFVQIQSTNATVVKRVVKQ from the coding sequence ATGAAAAAATTTACCTCTGCACTAAATCTTGTGGTGTGCCTGCTATTGTTTTCACCACTTGCTGCACAAAATTCTACCGATCAGATCAATCAATATTTTGAACAATTGCTCGAGAATGATCTACTTGTACCTCAGGATGTTCAATGGCAGATAACCAATCAACATATAAGTAGTGTAAGTGGTGTAAATCATATTTATTTTCGTCAGACGGTAAATGGAATCCCGGTATACGGAACCGACTCTGGTATTCATATTAGTGCCAATGGAAAGGTGTTAATGGCAAACGACAGATTTATTCCTAATGCCAACTCCAGGACGTCTGCAGGTGTTAGTCCTTCTTTAACCGCTATTCAGGCGGTTCAGGCGGCGGCCAACCAATTAAATTATAATATTACAGGTTCCTTGGATATTCTCGAAAGAGGAAATGGAATTACGCAGGAAACTGTGCTAAGTACCGGTGGCATATCTCGAAGCAATATTCCCGCAAAACTGGTTTATCAGCTAAGCAATAACGATGAGTTAGTCTTAGCCTGGGACCTATCCATAGAATCGACAGAAGTTGAAACAGAGTGGTATAGTGTTCGTGTAGACGCAACTACCGGCCAGATCATAGATAAGGCGAATTGGATAGTGTCTTGTAAATTCGAGCACGATCACAGTACGCACAACGAAGAGAAACTTGATTACAATGCCAATCTCTACGATATTCCAAATTATAAAGAATTAGTTTCTGCAGAAGCCAATGCAGGCTGCAGCGAATGCTACCAGGCATTTGCCATGCCTATTGAAAGTCCGTATTTTGGAAATCACACAGATATAGTTCAACCTGCAGACCCTATCGCATCTCCTTTTGGATGGCATGATACCGATGGTTCAGCTGGGGCCGAATTCACCGTTACTCGTGGTAATAACGTAAACGCTTATGAAGATGGCAATAACCCCGGGTATCAACCCGACGGAGGTGCTTCCCTTCAGTTTACCGGTTATGCCTTCGATCAAATTTACAGCAACGCAAATCAATACGAAGATGCGGCGATTACAAATCTCTTTTACTGGAACAATATCATACATGATGTGATGTATCAGTATGGGTTTGATGAGGCAAGTGGAAATTTTCAGGAAAATAATTACGGAAATGGCGGTGCCGGGAGTGATTCGGTAGACGCCGAAGCTCAGGATGGATCAGGGACATGTAACGCCAATTTTGGAACCCCGGGTGATGGTGGGAATCCACGTATGCAAATGTATGTGTGTGGAGATAAGGATGGCGACTTCGATAATTTGGTAATTGTTCATGAATACGGGCACGGGATCTCCAATCGCCTAACAGGTGGCCCGGCAGCTTCGGGATGCCTGCAAAACACGGAGCAAATGGGAGAGGGTTGGAGTGATTTCTATGGAGTGATCATGACCATAGAACCCGGTGATACAGGAACCGACGCCAGAGCCGTGGGAACTTACTTATTTGGACAGGGTCCCGGAGGTGGAGGAATTCGTCCTTTCCCTTATAGTACAGATCTTGCCGTAAATCCTCAAACATACGATGATATTAAAACTGCTGCTATTCCGCATGGAATAGGATCGGTATGGGCTACTATGCTGTGGGAAATGACATGGGCTTTGATAGACGAGCATGGCTTCGATCCAAATATTTACAACTTTACGGGTGATGTATCAGTTGATGCCGGGAATATTCAGGCATTGGCTTTGGTTACTGAAGGTATGAAACTTCAACCTTGTAGCCCTGGTTTTGTGGATGGTCGTGATGCTATCCTGGCGGCAGATCTTGCCATCTACGGTGGCGCTAACGAATGTTTACTCTGGGATGCCTTTGCAAAGCGCGGACTTGGCGTAAGCGCAGATCAGGGATCGTCTAACAGCCGTTCAGACGGTACCGAGGCCTTCGATACCCCTTCAGGTTTGGCAGCTTTTACAGCGCCTAACGATGTGTGTGCCTCGGAGCCTGAAATGACAGGTTTAGGAGGAGGAACTCCGTTTGGAGGTGTATATAGCGGACCCGGTGTTACTGATGATGGAAATGGGGCTACCTATTCTTTCGACCCTGCAATTGCAGGAGTTGGAGTGCACACTATTATGTATGAAGTTCAGGCGAGTACCTGCTCTATTGCTTCTTCTGCTACCGACGACATAGAGGTACTAGCAGTTCCTAACGGACCTGTTACCACAGGTGCCTCCGATATTTGTGTTGGCGACTCGGTTACCGTGAGTGCAACCCCTACAGATCCTGGAAATGTGATCAGGTGGTTCGACGCACCAACCGGTGGTATCTTCTTATTTGAAGGAAATGATTATACTTTTAACCCTACAGGCGATGTAACTCTTTATGCGCAGGAAAATCCTCCCGGACCACTTTCGCAATTGGTGATCTCTGAGATCTCCCTGGAAACACCAGATCAACTTGAGATCATAAATGTGGGAGTTTCTACAGATTATACCGGATATACTATCGCGGTTAGTGAACAACCTTATACCGACATAAACACTCAGAATGCTATTGAGCAAACCTTAGGATTCATGGGGCAGGATGAAGTAATTGCCTTTAACGATGACGGTGGTGCAAACTACTGGGGAAATAATATATGGTGGAATAATACTGGTACAGGATGGATCATCATAGTTGATACGTCTGGTAACGTAGTAGATTCTGTTTTCTGGAATTTCACTGCTGCCGAAATAGCCGGGCTAAATGTTACAATAAACGGATTTAATATCACCGCTGCCGACCTTGACTGGACGGGAGACGGTGCAAACCTAATAGCCGAATGTAGCGGTTCTTTCCGAAGAGTTGGCGATACCGATTCTGCCGCAGATTGGAGCGGTATTTGTGAAACTGCCGACTTTGGAAGCTATAACGAGGATATCGGATTAGGTTTTACAGGCTGTCTTGCTGATCGTACCGAAACTATCGTAACTGTTGATGCTGTGGCTCCTACGGTAACCTGTCCGGCCAATAGCACCGAAGTTGTTAATCAGGGAGAATTGTTTACCCTGCCGGATTACACCCCGATGGCTACTGCCAGTGATAATTGTACGGGAATACCAGTACTTACTCAGGATCCTGCAGCAGGAACCCAGGTAGGGCCGGGAATAACTACGATTACGATCGTGGCTACCGATGCTGCTGGGAATGCAACCGATTGTACCTTCGAAGTTGAAGTAGTGGAGGTCCTTGGAAATTCGGATAATGAATTATTTGACGGTATTCTCCTGTATCCAAACCCGGTTCAGGAAGAATTGAATCTGGTGAATAATACCGGGGAGATATTGATCTCTGTAAGAATATCGGATGTCAATGGAAGAACCATCCAATCGATCGATCTTAATTCTTCAGGTAATACAACAGTGATCTCTATGGAATCCCTGGCAACAGGTATGTACTTTGTACAAATTCAATCCACTAATGCCACTGTTGTAAAACGTGTGGTAAAACAATAA
- a CDS encoding bifunctional alpha/beta hydrolase/OsmC family protein, whose protein sequence is MNQEKIYFENESGQKLSGRLELPADQLPHNFVIFAHCFTCNKNLGAVRNISRALSSAGFGVLRFDFTGLGESDGEFEDSNFSGNVNDLIAASQFLSENYMAPTLIVGHSLGGAAAIFAAAEIASIKAVATIGAPSNPEHVTHLLKSSIDEIERDGEAVVNLSGRDFTIKKQFLDDLKSNSLPEVAKNLRKALLVMHSPQDSTVGIKNAEEIYIAARHPKSFVSLDGADHLLMRTEDSEYAGKVIAGWASRYVDIPRGAKIRSKHDVVASLAGNEGFTTQMKVGNHYMVADEPESVGGNDFGPSPYDLVSAGLSACTAMTIQMYARRKGWDVRHVEVHTSYSKQHMADCENCEADSAKIDTFNREIKFEGELDEKQLARLLEIANKCPVHRTLHSETQVITKLL, encoded by the coding sequence ATGAACCAGGAAAAGATCTACTTTGAAAATGAATCCGGCCAGAAATTATCGGGCCGACTCGAATTACCGGCCGACCAGCTACCACATAATTTTGTCATATTCGCTCATTGTTTCACCTGTAATAAAAACCTGGGAGCGGTGAGGAATATTAGTAGGGCGCTCAGCTCGGCGGGCTTTGGTGTATTGCGTTTCGATTTTACGGGCCTGGGCGAGAGCGATGGGGAATTTGAGGATTCAAATTTTTCGGGTAATGTGAATGATCTTATTGCGGCTTCTCAGTTTCTTTCCGAAAATTACATGGCGCCAACGCTTATAGTAGGTCACTCTCTGGGTGGCGCAGCAGCCATTTTTGCGGCTGCTGAAATAGCCTCGATAAAAGCAGTGGCCACCATAGGAGCACCCAGTAACCCTGAACACGTCACTCACCTTTTAAAAAGTAGTATAGACGAGATCGAGAGAGATGGTGAAGCTGTGGTAAATTTAAGTGGGAGAGACTTTACCATAAAGAAACAATTTCTAGACGACCTGAAATCTAATTCCCTGCCCGAGGTGGCAAAAAACCTCAGAAAGGCCTTGTTGGTCATGCATTCACCCCAGGATTCCACAGTAGGAATTAAAAACGCCGAGGAGATCTACATTGCAGCCCGACACCCTAAAAGTTTTGTTTCGCTGGACGGTGCAGATCACCTGTTGATGCGAACCGAAGACTCTGAATATGCGGGAAAAGTAATTGCCGGTTGGGCATCGCGTTATGTAGATATCCCACGAGGCGCTAAAATTAGATCAAAACATGACGTAGTTGCCAGTCTGGCCGGAAATGAGGGGTTTACCACCCAGATGAAAGTGGGGAACCATTATATGGTGGCAGACGAACCAGAAAGCGTTGGCGGAAACGACTTTGGCCCCTCCCCTTACGATCTTGTATCCGCCGGATTATCGGCCTGTACTGCCATGACCATACAGATGTATGCCAGACGGAAAGGTTGGGATGTACGTCATGTAGAAGTACATACCAGTTACAGTAAACAACATATGGCCGATTGCGAGAATTGTGAGGCGGATTCGGCAAAAATAGATACGTTCAACAGGGAGATAAAATTTGAAGGAGAGCTGGACGAAAAACAATTAGCTCGCTTATTGGAAATAGCCAATAAATGTCCAGTTCATCGTACCCTGCACAGTGAAACACAGGTGATCACAAAATTGTTGTGA